The following are encoded together in the Phaseolus vulgaris cultivar G19833 chromosome 9, P. vulgaris v2.0, whole genome shotgun sequence genome:
- the LOC137822068 gene encoding protein LATERAL BRANCHING OXIDOREDUCTASE 1-like — protein sequence MAESGVVEIIGKPVQELLLNPQNLPKNYLYEEGGAGFRDALVPSQDDECIPVLDLHLLSSPSAAQQELAKLHLALHSWGCFQAINHGMERSFLEKVREVSKQFFHLPKEEKEKCGREPKNVQGYGNDIIYSANQRLDWTDRVYLKVLPEDQREFKFWPQKPDDFRSTVLQYTESIKLLSEVILKAMAKSLNLEEDCFLNECGDRGDTMLRFNYYPPCPMPDHVLGLKTHADGSTITFLLQDKEVEGLQVLKDDKWFKVPIIPDALVINVGDQIEIMSNGIFQSPLHRAVVNAEKERLTVAMFFLPDSEKEIKPVDKLVNESRPVLYKPMKNYVDIYFQNYQQGKRAIEAFKI from the exons ATGGCGGAATCCGGTGTGGTAGAGATAATTGGCAAACCTGTCCAAGAACTGCTGTTGAATCCTCAAAATCTGCCAAAAAATTACTTGTACGAGGAAGGTGGTGCTGGATTTCGTGATGCTCTTGTTCCATCACAAGATGATGAATGTATTCCTGTGCTTGACCTTCATCTTCTCTCATCTCCATCTGCAGCACAACAAGAGCTTGCTAAACTCCACCTTGCACTTCATTCATGGGGCTGCTTTCAG GCAATAAACCATGGAATGGAAAGGTCGTTTCTGGAAAAAGTGAGAGAAGTTTCAAAGCAATTCTTTCATCTTCCAAAGgaggaaaaggaaaaatgtGGTAGGGAACCAAAAAATGTTCAAGGGTATGGCAATGATATAATATATTCGGCAAATCAAAGACTTGATTGGACTGACAGAGTATACCTAAAGGTGCTGCCTGAAGACCAGAGGGAGTTCAAATTTTGGCCTCAAAAACCCGATGATTTCAG GAGTACTGTTTTACAGTATACTGAAAGCATAAAGCTGCTAAGTGAAGTAATTCTTAAGGCCATGGCAAAGTCCCTGAACTTGGAAGAGGATTGCTTCCTGAATGAATGTGGAGACAGAGGAGATACGATGCTGAGATTTAACTACTACCCTCCATGTCCAATGCCTGATCATGTTCTCGGTTTGAAGACACATGCAGATGGATCCACCATAACTTTTCTGTTGCAAGACaaagaagtagaaggcttacaAGTCCTCAAAGATGATAAGTGGTTTAAAGTTCCAATTATCCCTGATGCTCTTGTGATTAATGTTGGTGATCAAATAGAG ATAATGAGCAATGGAATTTTCCAGAGTCCATTGCACAGGGCAGTGGTTAATGCAGAAAAGGAAAGGCTGACAGTGGCAATGTTCTTCCTCCCAGATTCAGAAAAAGAGATTAAACCAGTGGACAAGCTAGTGAACGAGTCAAGGCCAGTGTTATACAAACCAATGAAGAATTATGTTGACATATATTTCCAGAATTATCAGCAAGGCAAAAGGGCAATTGAAGCTTTCAAGATTTAA